Proteins encoded by one window of Hyphomicrobiales bacterium:
- a CDS encoding replication protein encodes MVDRGKDIQTENGFVRIHPAILELLAKQDLTGREFRCLLFLFRKTYGYHKRGDTISLAQWSDGTGMSKSNICNTLKSLVSKGILKQTQTGPKRPIMWEFNKYFEGWKNAESVIPMDNSCIAESVIPMDNSLEPSIIPMDNRSVIPDHECTKDKRKGENRVTPSSDYFGMKRPYRAEAIAADGFTQDAARCGVDAKTFRQITDALLDATGLKALVDAGDESKLRYAKNDALVLIRLGTKTVEQVTTLAAAYKTANAWRTTPPKTSDLSAYASQLLAAPTIAESKSTVNGFTLSDIGD; translated from the coding sequence ATGGTTGATCGTGGCAAGGATATCCAAACCGAGAATGGATTCGTGCGCATCCATCCGGCAATCCTAGAACTGCTGGCGAAACAGGACCTTACCGGCCGCGAGTTCAGATGTCTTCTGTTCTTATTCCGCAAAACCTATGGATACCATAAGAGGGGAGACACTATCAGTCTGGCGCAATGGTCAGATGGAACCGGCATGTCAAAATCAAACATCTGCAATACCCTAAAGAGTTTGGTCAGTAAAGGCATCCTGAAACAAACACAAACCGGACCCAAGCGCCCGATAATGTGGGAGTTCAATAAGTATTTTGAGGGATGGAAAAACGCAGAATCTGTTATCCCCATGGATAACAGTTGTATCGCAGAATCTGTTATCCCCATGGATAACAGTTTGGAACCATCTATTATCCCCATGGATAACAGATCTGTTATCCCTGACCACGAGTGCACAAAAGATAAAAGAAAAGGAGAAAACCGGGTTACTCCATCCAGTGACTATTTCGGCATGAAACGTCCATACCGGGCAGAGGCAATAGCAGCCGATGGATTCACGCAAGATGCGGCAAGGTGCGGAGTCGATGCCAAGACGTTCAGGCAGATAACAGATGCGCTCTTGGATGCGACCGGGTTAAAGGCGCTTGTGGACGCCGGCGACGAATCGAAGCTGCGTTACGCCAAAAATGACGCACTGGTTTTAATCCGACTCGGCACGAAGACGGTGGAGCAAGTCACCACGCTCGCAGCCGCATACAAGACCGCCAACGCATGGCGAACAACTCCGCCCAAAACAAGTGACCTATCGGCATACGCTAGCCAGCTTCTGGCGGCGCCGACGATAGCAGAATCAAAAAGCACCGTAAACGGTTTCACCCTTTCCGACATAGGTGATTGA
- a CDS encoding DNA cytosine methyltransferase — protein sequence MAAIKPRLLDLFCCAGGAARGYQMAGFHVTGVDIKPQPRYAGDVFVQGDALEYVASHGHEFDVIHASPPCQGYSASRHIHGELSHPLLIDETRRLLQATSKPYVIENVEGAPLLNPIVLCGIMFGLKVYRHRLFETNPFLLGPAHTSHPKNATTNSCHGYSTIANGATHITAAGHNFNRIDAMKAMRLDWDMTREEVAQAIPPSYTEYIGRHMLESIEVSAWQRANLRRRSPGATGDDTRFVDLEGEGATVKEQSAAQALAAMLKANPDLSVNGQVSAVVEDVDPLEHAEQCAVIDWARAHEDVYPALRLLYAVPNGGYRHPATGAALVRRKGCEVAFRICVSQLHAAGSMPATSK from the coding sequence ATGGCAGCGATAAAGCCCCGATTGCTGGATCTCTTTTGTTGCGCCGGCGGCGCCGCCAGAGGGTACCAGATGGCAGGATTCCATGTGACCGGAGTCGACATTAAACCGCAACCCAGATACGCCGGGGACGTGTTCGTGCAGGGAGATGCGCTTGAGTATGTCGCATCGCATGGGCATGAGTTCGATGTCATCCACGCAAGCCCGCCGTGCCAGGGGTACAGTGCGTCCAGACACATACACGGCGAACTGTCGCACCCGCTACTGATTGACGAAACCCGCCGGCTGCTACAGGCAACTAGCAAGCCATACGTTATCGAAAACGTGGAAGGCGCTCCGCTCCTAAATCCAATCGTCCTGTGCGGGATCATGTTCGGGTTGAAGGTGTACCGGCATCGCCTGTTTGAAACGAATCCTTTTCTGTTGGGGCCAGCGCACACGAGTCACCCCAAAAACGCTACAACGAATTCATGTCACGGATACTCGACCATTGCCAACGGCGCCACACACATAACGGCTGCTGGCCACAACTTCAACCGGATTGATGCAATGAAGGCGATGCGCCTGGACTGGGATATGACACGGGAAGAGGTCGCCCAAGCCATTCCGCCATCCTACACCGAATACATCGGGCGTCACATGTTGGAATCGATCGAGGTGTCAGCATGGCAGCGGGCTAATCTGCGGCGCCGCTCTCCTGGCGCTACCGGTGACGATACTCGTTTTGTGGATTTGGAAGGGGAAGGTGCAACCGTGAAAGAACAATCAGCAGCGCAGGCGCTCGCCGCCATGCTCAAAGCGAACCCAGACCTGTCCGTCAATGGCCAGGTGTCAGCCGTGGTCGAGGATGTCGACCCGCTCGAGCACGCCGAACAGTGCGCAGTTATCGACTGGGCCAGGGCGCATGAGGATGTGTACCCTGCGTTACGGCTGCTCTACGCCGTGCCGAATGGGGGGTATCGACATCCGGCAACGGGCGCGGCGCTAGTCAGGCGGAAGGGGTGCGAAGTGGCATTCCGGATTTGTGTCTCCCAGTTGCACGCCGCGGGTTCAATGCCTGCTACGTCGAAATGA